In Kutzneria kofuensis, the DNA window ACCGGTGACGACCTGACCGCCGGCCGGCACACCTACCAGCAGGATCTGTGGCACTACACCGTCGCGCGCATGGTCGACGCCTGCGCGGCGCACGGAATCCTGCCTTACTACGGGCCGTTCGGCGACATTCGCGACGTCGTCGCCTGCGAGGACCAGTTCCGCAACGCCTTCCTGCTCGGCTGCGTCGGCGCGTGGAGCCTGCACCCGGCGCAGATCGACATCGCCCGCCGGGTGTTCTCGCCGTCTCCGGACGAGGTGGCGTGGGCCCGGAAGGTGATCGCCGCGATGGGCGACGGCACCGGCGCGGTCATGATCGACGGCAAGATGCAGGACGACGCCACCGTCAAGCAGTGCCGGGTCGTCGCGGAACTCGCCGACGCGCTGGCGGCGCGCGACCCCGAACTGGCCAAGGCGTACGCGGAGGCGTCCCATGACTGACCTGCGACCGCGCCGGTCGGCCCTCTACATGCCGGGTGCCAACGAGCGTGCCCTGGAGAAGGCCAAGACGTTGCCGGCCGACGCGCTCATCCTCGACCTGGAGGACGCCGTCGCCCCGGACGCCAAGATCGCCGCTCGTGACCGGGTCTGCGCCGCCGTCGCCTCCGGCGAGTACGGCCGCCGCGAGCTGACGATCCGCGTCAACGGCATCGACACCCCCTGGCACGAGGACGACGTGCGCGCCGCCGCGAAGGCCGGGCCGGATGCCGTGGTGGTGCCGAAGGTCAACTCCGCCGCCGACGTGCACGCCGTCGAACGCGTGCTGGAGCAGGAAGGCGCCCCGGACCGGACCAAGATCTGGGCGATGGTGGAGACTCCGGTCGCTATCCTGCACGCCAAGGAGATCGCCGCCGCGAGCGGCCGGCTCACGGTGCTGGTCATGGGCACCAACGACCTGGCCAAGGAGCTGCAGGCGCAGCATGTTCCCGGCCGCGCCCCGCTGCTGACCGACCTGTCGCTGTGCCTGCTCGCCGCGCGGGCGTACGGCAAGCAGATCCTCGACGGCGTCTACAACGACGTGAAGGATCTCGACGGGTTCGCCGCCGAGTGCCGGCAGGGCCGCGAGTTCGGGTTCGACGGCAAGACGCTGATCCACCCGAGCCAGCTGGAGCCGTGCAATCGGGCGTTCGCGCCGTCCGAGGCCGAGATCGAGCGGTCGCGGCGGATCATCGCGGCGTTCGACGAGGCCATGGCGCGCGGCGACGGTGTTGTCACCGTTGACGGGCGGATGATCGAGAACCTGCACGTCGACGACGCCCGCCGGCTGCTCGCGCTCGCCGACGCCGTCGAGGCGATTGGTTGAACGCCGTCAGCCACAGCACGCCGCCCAACGCGAACCACGGGTTCCACAGCACGAGGCTCCAGAACCGCTCGTCCGCGCCGACGTCGGCGATGCCGGTCAGCAGCACGAATTCGATCAGCACGCCGCGCGCCACCAGGATGGCGCCGGCGAACTGGCCGACCCGCTGCCACGGGTGCTTGAGCAGGCAGAACGCCGCGCCGGCGACCAGCAGCACGGCGACGCCCCACAGTCCGAACAGGACGAACCAGAGCGGTCGCCGCGCCGCCAGGTCCGCGCCGGCCGAGGCGGCCAGCCCGATGTCCCCGCCGACGGCCCAGTAGACGTGCAGTGCCGCGAACAGCGCGCACCAGCACGCCGCGATCTTCCCCCACATGTCCAGTGATGCTAGACGAACGCTGTTTGTCTAGGTACGGTAGACAGATGCCGGTAGACCGGGACCTGCTGCGGGACGCCCGCGCGGCCGCCGATGCGTGGGCCGAGGCGCAGGAGCGTACCGAACTTGCCAAGGCCGACTACCACCACGCGGTGCGGCGGCTGCACCTCGCCGGGGCCTCGCTGCGCGAGATCGCCGACGCGCTGGACATCAGCCACCAGCGGGTGCACCAGATGATCGAGGAAGCGGGCGGCACCGAGGGCTGGAAGCCGCGGCTCAAGGTCGGC includes these proteins:
- a CDS encoding HpcH/HpaI aldolase/citrate lyase family protein, with translation MTDLRPRRSALYMPGANERALEKAKTLPADALILDLEDAVAPDAKIAARDRVCAAVASGEYGRRELTIRVNGIDTPWHEDDVRAAAKAGPDAVVVPKVNSAADVHAVERVLEQEGAPDRTKIWAMVETPVAILHAKEIAAASGRLTVLVMGTNDLAKELQAQHVPGRAPLLTDLSLCLLAARAYGKQILDGVYNDVKDLDGFAAECRQGREFGFDGKTLIHPSQLEPCNRAFAPSEAEIERSRRIIAAFDEAMARGDGVVTVDGRMIENLHVDDARRLLALADAVEAIG
- a CDS encoding DUF3995 domain-containing protein, whose translation is MWGKIAACWCALFAALHVYWAVGGDIGLAASAGADLAARRPLWFVLFGLWGVAVLLVAGAAFCLLKHPWQRVGQFAGAILVARGVLIEFVLLTGIADVGADERFWSLVLWNPWFALGGVLWLTAFNQSPRRRRRARAAGGRRRRAGSRSSARQR